In a genomic window of Rhododendron vialii isolate Sample 1 chromosome 12a, ASM3025357v1:
- the LOC131309840 gene encoding uncharacterized protein LOC131309840: protein MAPLKSVKDNDDDFSNRRMTRSAFKQASGSPENDPQQKKLGFSKQKQEGLSKKPRLSKKPRLSKTHDKQQEQQQQHRDGKDVKELRRKTLTDEALRERHKEFESWRLLTPEEAEIYSKKVTESEGFDVVDLPDNIDSYGLIRPVKQSNEEDRILEECAKSAIVTFNKEHKTEYRFVNVIKANYHPASGIYYYITFEAEHEDVGSKNFQAFVRFFLETPTVEFCRIEEPPKEWVKSNFKYAMIEEDPNKPKKPSPANFWFLTCIRQQSIRYIREDFRKTYKEKYPNASDSDVGRAAARKWASISGAKKAPYEKIAEEKMVEYRKNREAYKKGLV, encoded by the exons ATGGCTCCTCTAAAATCAGTTAAGGACAATGATGATGATTTTTCCAATCGAAGGATGACCCGGTCAGCCTTCAAACAGGCTTCTGGGTCCCCGGAAAATGACCCACAACAGAAGAAATTGGGGTTTTCCAAACAGAAACAAGAGGGGTTGTCGAAGAAACCGAGGTTGTCAAAGAAACCGAGGTTGTCCAAGACTCATGATAAACAGcaggagcagcagcagcagcacagGGATGGAAAAGATGTGAAAGAGTTGAGGAGGAAGACGTTAACGGATGAAGCCCTACGCGAGCGACACAAAGAGTTTGAAAGCTGGAGACTACTTACACCAGAAGAGGCGGAGATTTATTCAAAGAAAGTCACGGAGAGCGAG GGATTTGATGTTGTAGATCTTCCTGATAATATAGATTCCTATGGTCTAATTAGACCTGTTAAGCAATCAAACGAGGAGGACCGTATTTTAGAAGAATGTGCAAAGTCAGCTATTGTCACATTCAACAAAGAACAC AAAACAGAGTACAGGTTTGTGAACGTAATCAAGGCAAACTACCACCCTGCCTCTGGTATCTATTATTACATTACCTTTGAGGCCGAGCATGAAGATGTCGGTTCTAAGAATTTCCAAGCTTTTGTGCGGTTTTTTTTGGAAACGCCAACTGTCGAGTTTTGTAGGATTGAAGAACCACCCAAAG AATGGGTGAAGTCCAATTTCAAGTACGCGATGATAGAAGAAGACCCTAACAAGCCTAAGAAGCCTTCCCCTGCCAATTTCTGGTTCCT GACTTGCATAAGGCAACAATCTATTCGTTATATTAGGGAGGATTTCAGAAAGACATACAAAGAGAAGTATCCTAACGCGTCGGATAGTGAT GTTGGTCGGGCTGCTGCAAGGAAGTGGGCATCCATCTCTGGAGCT aaaaaagcACCCTATGAGAAAATAGCTGAGGAAAAGATGGTGGAATACCGCAAAAACCGCGAGGCTTACAAGAAGGGATTGGTATGA